The following proteins are encoded in a genomic region of Kosakonia oryzae:
- a CDS encoding MmgE/PrpD family protein, with protein sequence MSELTQAVARLIVDAQPDDNAREQARRGVLDFFAVALPLVNGTLPDTTLLALRKIWPGQDAQSRALRLGYSGHALDFDDFHPDFRGHVGTVILPALLALSAADDITEGPRFLDAFVLGVEMAGRLGLAVGSGHYVQGFHNTGTLGVLAAAAACARLINASAAQTANILAIAASQAAGLRVQFGSDIKPLHAGLAARAAITAVQLTQHGVEAKTDGALAGFLAAYSPATADPAKLTAGWGAPWRIITPGLEFKPWPTCSGTHGAALAALDLRARWLAAGFSVEHLFAEVEQIAVAFPPGGDVAAFIRAPANGVEARFSLEYVVAECLLENDLPLGSFAPGAVKARTAELAARIIRTPDNSAPPDALNPSARFHRLTLTTRSGAQFTAHATRQQLLAQGVDLTEKLRRCLPQVDDATREHWLALTRLENAHALPALQALLLV encoded by the coding sequence ATGAGCGAACTGACCCAAGCCGTTGCGCGGCTGATTGTTGACGCGCAACCCGACGATAACGCGCGGGAGCAGGCGCGACGCGGCGTGCTCGATTTCTTTGCCGTCGCGCTGCCGCTGGTGAACGGCACGCTGCCCGACACCACGCTGCTGGCGTTGCGCAAAATTTGGCCGGGGCAGGATGCCCAGTCACGCGCATTGCGTCTCGGCTACAGCGGTCATGCGCTGGACTTTGATGATTTTCACCCGGATTTTCGCGGCCACGTCGGAACGGTTATCCTCCCGGCGCTGCTGGCGCTGTCGGCGGCAGACGATATAACGGAGGGGCCGCGTTTTCTCGATGCGTTTGTGCTGGGGGTCGAGATGGCGGGTCGCCTCGGGCTGGCGGTGGGCAGCGGCCATTATGTGCAGGGGTTTCACAATACCGGTACGCTGGGCGTGTTGGCTGCAGCCGCCGCCTGCGCACGGCTGATTAATGCCAGCGCAGCGCAGACGGCGAATATCCTCGCCATTGCCGCAAGCCAGGCCGCCGGGCTGCGCGTGCAGTTCGGCTCTGATATCAAACCGCTGCACGCCGGGCTGGCAGCAAGAGCGGCGATTACCGCCGTGCAGTTGACACAGCATGGCGTGGAAGCGAAAACCGACGGCGCGCTGGCCGGTTTTCTCGCGGCTTATAGCCCGGCGACGGCCGATCCGGCAAAACTGACCGCTGGCTGGGGCGCGCCCTGGCGCATTATCACGCCGGGGCTGGAATTCAAACCCTGGCCGACCTGTAGCGGCACCCACGGCGCGGCGCTGGCGGCGCTGGATCTGCGCGCGCGGTGGCTGGCGGCGGGATTTTCTGTCGAACATTTATTTGCTGAGGTGGAACAGATTGCGGTGGCCTTTCCGCCCGGCGGCGATGTGGCGGCGTTTATTCGCGCACCCGCGAACGGTGTTGAAGCCCGTTTCAGCCTGGAATATGTGGTTGCCGAATGCCTGCTGGAAAACGACTTACCGCTCGGCAGCTTCGCGCCCGGTGCGGTAAAAGCCCGCACCGCCGAGCTGGCGGCCCGCATCATCCGTACGCCGGATAACAGTGCTCCGCCCGATGCCCTTAACCCGTCAGCGCGTTTTCATCGCCTGACTTTAACCACCCGCTCCGGCGCGCAGTTTACCGCGCACGCTACGCGCCAGCAGTTACTGGCGCAGGGGGTGGATCTAACGGAGAAGCTGCGCCGCTGCCTGCCGCAGGTGGATGATGCCACCCGCGAACACTGGCTCGCGCTAACACGGCTGGAAAACGCGCACGCGTTACCGGCATTACAGGCATTGCTGCTGGTTTAG
- the nikR gene encoding nickel-responsive transcriptional regulator NikR → MQRVTITLDDDLLETLDNLSEQRGYNNRSEALRDILRSALTQESTQNSEQQGYAVLSYVYEHEKRDLASRLVATQHHHHELSVATLHVHISHDDCLEIAVLKGKMGDVQHFADDVIAQRGVRHGHLQCLTEE, encoded by the coding sequence ATGCAACGCGTAACCATTACCCTTGACGATGATCTGCTGGAAACGCTGGATAACCTGAGCGAACAGCGCGGCTACAACAACCGCTCGGAGGCGCTGCGCGATATTCTGCGCAGCGCACTGACGCAGGAATCGACACAGAACAGCGAGCAGCAGGGCTATGCCGTGCTCTCCTACGTTTACGAGCATGAAAAGCGCGATCTGGCGAGCCGCCTTGTCGCCACGCAGCATCACCATCACGAGCTTTCTGTCGCCACGTTGCATGTGCATATCAGTCACGACGACTGTCTGGAGATCGCCGTGCTGAAAGGCAAAATGGGCGATGTGCAGCATTTCGCCGACGATGTGATTGCCCAGCGCGGCGTGCGCCACGGCCATTTGCAGTGCCTGACAGAAGAATAA
- the nikE gene encoding nickel import ATP-binding protein NikE: MNILEVKGLSHRYQQQPVLQQLSLQLKRGETVALLGRSGCGKSTLARLLVGLEAPHAGEIFWQGAPLSRLNARTRKAFRRDIQMVFQDPLSAVNPRQTVREILREPLRHLLALNRAEQQARIAQLLQAVELDEALQHKRPPQLSGGQLQRVCLARALAVEPGLLILDEAVSSLDGVLQAGMIKLLKRLQQRTGQACLFITHDLRLVERFCQRVMVMENGSIVETVEVAAPLRFTSTAGQALQQAVLPAFPSPRQRRALCNA; this comes from the coding sequence ATGAATATTCTTGAGGTTAAGGGGTTATCCCATCGCTACCAGCAACAGCCAGTGTTGCAACAGCTCTCCCTGCAACTTAAGCGCGGCGAAACCGTGGCGCTGCTCGGACGCAGCGGTTGCGGCAAAAGTACGCTGGCGCGGCTGTTGGTCGGGCTGGAAGCGCCGCACGCAGGCGAAATTTTCTGGCAGGGCGCGCCGCTTTCCCGGCTGAATGCCCGTACACGTAAAGCGTTTCGCCGCGATATTCAGATGGTGTTTCAGGATCCGCTCAGCGCGGTGAATCCACGTCAGACGGTGCGCGAGATCCTGCGCGAGCCGCTACGCCATTTACTGGCGCTTAACAGAGCGGAGCAGCAGGCGCGTATCGCGCAGTTACTGCAAGCTGTAGAGCTGGACGAAGCGTTGCAGCATAAACGCCCGCCGCAGCTTAGCGGCGGCCAGCTTCAGCGCGTCTGCCTGGCGCGGGCGCTGGCGGTAGAGCCGGGGTTATTGATCCTCGACGAAGCGGTCTCCAGCCTTGATGGCGTGCTGCAAGCCGGAATGATTAAACTGCTGAAGCGCCTGCAACAGCGGACCGGCCAGGCGTGCCTGTTTATCACCCACGACCTGCGGCTGGTCGAACGTTTTTGCCAGCGGGTGATGGTGATGGAAAACGGCAGTATTGTTGAAACCGTGGAGGTTGCCGCGCCGCTGCGCTTTACCTCCACCGCAGGCCAGGCATTACAACAGGCGGTGCTACCCGCCTTCCCCTCCCCACGACAAAGAAGAGCGCTATGCAACGCGTAA
- a CDS encoding amidohydrolase produces MTDIAALSGWLTDFRHELHRFPELSNQEFATTARLRAALEKHQIRILPLDLATGLVVELGGQQPGPLVVLRADIDALPIDEKSGVPFSSEHPGVMHACGHDFHSASALGAAILLKAQEAELPGRVRILFQPAEETGQGAPAVIAAGALDGATAIFGIHNDPALPVGVMGSKAGALTAGVDRFRIDITGTGSHAARPHEGNDPVVIAGQLITTLQTLISRNVPSDENAVLSITQVHSGSTWNVIPDCAWLEGTVRTFSQTVREQIEQRLRDVLSGLGAAFNAQITLDWQPGPPSVVNSETWVDLALETGRQSGFDARRIAANPIGEDFAFYQQHLPGAFIMIGSGGPYALHHPQFRVDDAALFPTSQWLANLAVQALKKAAA; encoded by the coding sequence ATGACTGATATCGCTGCATTATCCGGCTGGCTGACCGACTTTCGCCATGAATTACACCGTTTCCCTGAACTCTCTAACCAGGAGTTCGCCACCACCGCCCGCCTGCGTGCCGCGCTGGAAAAACACCAGATTCGTATTCTGCCGCTGGATTTAGCCACCGGGCTGGTCGTTGAACTGGGCGGCCAGCAGCCTGGCCCGCTGGTGGTGCTGCGTGCCGACATCGATGCGCTGCCGATTGACGAAAAATCCGGCGTGCCGTTCAGCTCTGAGCATCCCGGCGTAATGCATGCCTGCGGCCACGACTTCCACAGTGCCAGCGCGCTCGGCGCGGCCATTCTGTTAAAAGCGCAGGAAGCGGAACTCCCGGGCCGGGTGCGCATTCTGTTTCAACCGGCGGAAGAGACGGGCCAGGGTGCGCCAGCGGTGATTGCCGCAGGCGCGCTGGATGGCGCAACGGCGATTTTTGGTATTCACAACGATCCGGCGCTGCCGGTTGGGGTAATGGGCAGTAAAGCCGGGGCACTGACCGCCGGGGTTGACCGTTTCCGCATTGATATTACCGGCACCGGCAGCCACGCCGCGCGGCCGCACGAAGGTAATGATCCGGTGGTGATTGCCGGGCAGCTTATCACCACATTGCAAACCTTAATCAGCCGCAATGTTCCCTCCGATGAAAATGCCGTGCTGTCGATTACCCAGGTTCACAGCGGCAGTACCTGGAACGTAATCCCCGACTGCGCCTGGCTGGAAGGTACTGTGCGTACCTTTAGCCAGACGGTACGCGAGCAAATCGAGCAGCGCCTGCGTGATGTGCTCTCCGGGCTGGGCGCGGCGTTTAACGCGCAAATCACCCTCGACTGGCAGCCCGGGCCGCCGTCGGTGGTCAACAGCGAAACGTGGGTTGATCTGGCGCTGGAAACCGGACGGCAGAGCGGTTTTGACGCCCGGCGCATTGCCGCCAACCCGATCGGTGAAGACTTCGCGTTTTACCAGCAGCATCTGCCCGGCGCGTTCATCATGATCGGTTCCGGCGGCCCTTATGCCCTGCATCACCCGCAATTCCGCGTTGATGACGCCGCGCTGTTTCCGACGTCGCAATGGCTGGCAAATCTGGCCGTGCAGGCGCTAAAAAAGGCCGCCGCATGA
- a CDS encoding amino acid ABC transporter ATP-binding protein codes for MAEAIELRNITKRFSGQTVVDSVDLDVDAGSVTVILGPSGSGKSTLLRCINHLEKLDAGTIRIGGELVGYEQKGRALFEVSDSKIARQRSRIGMVFQQFNLFPHRTVLQNIIDAPIRVKKQPRAQAVAKARLLLQQVGLAGRENDWPQQLSGGQQQRVAIARALAMDPEVMLFDEPTSALDPELVGEVLQVIKALAHSGITMVIVTHEIGFAREVADNIVFMESGKIIASGPARQLLENNANARVSHFLSTVL; via the coding sequence ATGGCTGAAGCCATCGAATTACGCAACATTACCAAACGCTTCTCCGGGCAGACGGTGGTCGATAGTGTCGATCTGGATGTCGATGCCGGTTCGGTTACCGTGATCCTCGGCCCGTCGGGTTCCGGGAAATCTACGCTGCTGCGCTGCATTAACCATCTGGAAAAACTCGATGCGGGCACCATACGTATCGGCGGAGAGCTGGTGGGTTATGAACAAAAAGGCCGGGCGCTGTTTGAAGTCAGCGACAGTAAAATCGCCCGTCAGCGCAGCCGCATTGGCATGGTGTTCCAGCAATTTAATCTGTTCCCGCATCGCACGGTGCTGCAAAACATTATCGATGCGCCGATCCGCGTGAAGAAACAGCCGCGCGCGCAGGCGGTGGCGAAAGCGCGTTTGCTGTTGCAGCAGGTAGGGCTGGCGGGGCGGGAAAACGACTGGCCGCAGCAACTTTCCGGCGGTCAGCAGCAGCGCGTGGCGATTGCCAGAGCGCTGGCGATGGACCCGGAAGTGATGCTGTTTGATGAACCAACCTCGGCGCTGGATCCGGAACTGGTGGGTGAAGTGTTGCAGGTGATCAAAGCGTTGGCGCACTCCGGCATCACGATGGTCATCGTCACTCATGAGATCGGTTTTGCCCGCGAAGTGGCCGACAACATCGTCTTTATGGAGTCAGGCAAAATCATCGCTTCCGGCCCGGCACGCCAGTTGCTGGAGAATAACGCCAACGCCCGCGTCAGCCATTTCCTCTCTACGGTGCTGTAA
- the purB gene encoding adenylosuccinate lyase: MSSHPIDFLIIGNNFATPEMRAIWSEENRLRQQAAVEVALARAQGELGIIPAQAAQEIAERAQPQALQLSDIATLAAQMKHSFMPTLTALQQQIGPAGEYLHYGATTQDIVDTGTILQLRDALTIIRRDTVGVARALRQLAERHQRTLMVGRTHGMQALPTTFGFKVAVWLDEFLRHLTRIDEISPRVLTGNINGAIGTNAALGDKGPEVERRALALLGLASPNIGWQSARDRLSEFASLAVLISGSLGKIGNELYNLMRTEIGEVEEPFSAGKIGSTTMPHKRNPAAIEGLASLTAPVRHSAGLIFESMHVEHERDAMSWRAEWLALPEICLYLSAQLQNAQGILSGLTVNEAKMRTNLDIQAGLLLSERVMFEAGKTLGKQTAHHLVYTCSMAAFETGRDFKSVLAEQPEIAAAISGADLDAWLDPARYLGSAVEKVNDVLRAADRSALLEPQ; this comes from the coding sequence ATGTCATCGCATCCCATCGATTTTCTGATTATCGGCAATAACTTCGCCACGCCGGAAATGCGCGCCATCTGGTCGGAGGAAAACCGTCTTCGCCAGCAGGCCGCCGTGGAAGTGGCGCTGGCCCGCGCTCAGGGCGAACTGGGCATTATTCCCGCGCAGGCGGCGCAGGAGATCGCCGAGCGCGCGCAACCGCAGGCGCTGCAACTGAGCGATATCGCCACGCTGGCCGCGCAAATGAAACACTCGTTTATGCCGACCCTGACGGCGCTGCAACAGCAGATTGGCCCGGCGGGCGAGTATCTGCATTACGGCGCGACGACGCAGGATATTGTCGATACTGGCACGATCCTGCAACTGCGCGATGCGCTGACCATTATCCGCCGCGATACGGTGGGGGTGGCACGCGCGCTGCGTCAGCTTGCTGAACGGCATCAGCGCACGCTGATGGTCGGCCGCACCCACGGCATGCAGGCATTGCCCACCACGTTCGGTTTTAAGGTCGCCGTCTGGCTGGATGAATTTCTGCGCCACCTGACGCGCATTGATGAAATCAGCCCGCGCGTGCTGACCGGCAATATCAACGGCGCGATCGGCACCAATGCGGCGCTGGGCGATAAAGGCCCGGAAGTGGAACGCCGCGCACTGGCGCTGCTGGGGCTGGCAAGCCCGAATATCGGTTGGCAATCGGCGCGCGATCGCCTGAGTGAATTCGCCTCGCTGGCGGTGCTGATCAGCGGCTCGCTCGGCAAAATTGGCAATGAACTCTATAACCTGATGCGCACCGAAATCGGCGAAGTTGAAGAGCCGTTCAGCGCCGGGAAAATCGGCTCCACCACCATGCCGCATAAACGTAATCCGGCGGCGATTGAAGGGCTGGCCAGCCTGACTGCGCCGGTGCGCCACAGCGCCGGGCTGATTTTTGAATCGATGCACGTTGAGCATGAACGCGACGCCATGAGCTGGCGGGCCGAATGGCTGGCGCTGCCGGAGATTTGCCTTTATCTCTCGGCGCAACTGCAAAATGCGCAGGGCATTCTCAGCGGCCTGACGGTCAACGAAGCGAAAATGCGTACTAACCTGGATATTCAGGCCGGGCTGCTGCTCTCTGAACGCGTGATGTTTGAAGCGGGAAAAACCCTCGGCAAACAGACCGCACATCACCTGGTTTACACCTGCTCGATGGCCGCTTTTGAGACTGGTCGCGATTTTAAAAGCGTGCTGGCAGAGCAGCCGGAAATCGCGGCGGCGATCAGCGGAGCCGATCTCGATGCGTGGCTTGATCCGGCGCGTTACCTCGGCAGCGCGGTGGAAAAGGTAAATGACGTTCTGCGTGCCGCCGATCGCTCCGCATTACTGGAGCCGCAATGA
- a CDS encoding iron-containing alcohol dehydrogenase family protein — translation MLAIKTPHTWFHHAGIRHDAGEYIAPLTQNILIITSAQAWARVNPALENSLRSSGIAWQTEIMTGYCTDERVAHYVKRAHKLGVQYIVGVGGGRVLDTAKAVADALDGGASITIPTVASTCAAWSPLSVFYTEEGGQIRSQPLKTLPRLVLVDSEIIAQSDVRYLKAGIVDALAKWYEFRPYLQHTPDNLSLQLKVQTARLAVDIYEKHGQQALRDNQAHLVSDALISVIDANIAVAGMANSIRGEIPTPGVAHAIHNRLTYEPALRDWLHGERVGYSLLVQSFLEQDSDTPDATLLALLRQYDAPLTLAPLKEIRLAVIQAVARSISFPKAAADHLPFSLDPARIERALRQTEQFFTPRYAV, via the coding sequence ATGCTTGCAATAAAAACGCCGCACACCTGGTTTCATCACGCAGGTATTCGTCATGATGCAGGGGAATATATTGCGCCGCTGACGCAAAATATTTTAATTATTACCAGCGCGCAGGCCTGGGCGCGGGTGAATCCGGCTCTGGAAAACAGTTTGCGCAGCAGCGGCATCGCATGGCAGACGGAGATCATGACCGGTTACTGTACCGATGAACGCGTGGCGCACTACGTTAAACGGGCGCACAAACTGGGCGTGCAGTATATCGTTGGCGTTGGCGGCGGGCGCGTGCTGGATACCGCCAAAGCGGTGGCGGATGCTCTTGACGGCGGCGCATCGATCACCATTCCGACGGTGGCATCAACCTGCGCGGCCTGGTCGCCGCTGTCGGTGTTTTACACCGAAGAGGGTGGGCAGATACGCAGCCAGCCATTAAAAACATTGCCGCGGCTGGTGCTGGTGGACAGCGAAATTATTGCGCAAAGCGATGTGCGTTATTTAAAAGCGGGCATCGTTGATGCGCTAGCAAAATGGTATGAATTCCGCCCCTATTTACAGCACACGCCGGATAACTTATCGCTGCAATTAAAAGTACAGACCGCGCGGCTGGCGGTGGATATTTATGAAAAACACGGACAGCAGGCGTTGCGGGATAATCAGGCGCACCTTGTTAGCGATGCGCTGATCAGCGTTATTGACGCCAATATTGCGGTTGCCGGAATGGCCAACAGTATTCGTGGTGAAATTCCCACGCCCGGCGTGGCGCACGCGATTCATAACCGTTTGACCTATGAACCGGCACTGCGCGACTGGCTGCACGGCGAACGCGTCGGTTACAGCCTGCTGGTACAGTCGTTTCTGGAGCAGGACAGCGACACGCCGGATGCCACGCTACTGGCGCTGCTGCGCCAGTACGATGCGCCGCTGACGCTGGCGCCGTTAAAGGAGATCCGCCTGGCGGTGATTCAGGCAGTGGCGCGCAGTATCAGTTTCCCGAAGGCGGCGGCCGATCACCTGCCGTTTTCCCTCGATCCGGCGCGTATTGAGCGCGCGCTGCGCCAGACGGAGCAGTTTTTCACTCCGCGCTACGCCGTGTAA
- a CDS encoding GNAT family N-acetyltransferase → MSEHYRQLTAADSEIYLTLMLEAYAQVKALGIHFDAATTSKAQVTQHLQQHGVWGLFIDDDLAASITLRYPWGPLPGPFGLPHIGWFGAHPRYRGEQRGRQIYDWVETHILREQLRAPAVSLGTAISHPWLIPFYQQYGFEPSHEADLGKGHITLFMKKILDNAAHSAWLARQSP, encoded by the coding sequence ATGAGCGAACACTACCGCCAGCTTACCGCTGCCGACAGCGAGATCTACCTGACGTTGATGCTGGAAGCCTACGCGCAGGTGAAAGCGCTGGGGATCCATTTTGATGCCGCCACCACCAGCAAGGCGCAGGTGACGCAACACCTGCAACAGCACGGCGTCTGGGGGCTGTTTATCGATGACGATCTGGCCGCCTCGATCACCTTGCGCTACCCGTGGGGACCGCTGCCGGGGCCATTTGGTCTGCCGCATATTGGCTGGTTTGGCGCGCATCCGCGCTATCGCGGCGAGCAGCGCGGGCGGCAAATCTACGACTGGGTGGAAACGCATATTCTGCGCGAGCAGCTTCGCGCCCCGGCGGTATCGCTGGGCACTGCTATCAGCCATCCGTGGCTGATCCCGTTTTATCAGCAGTATGGTTTTGAGCCTTCCCATGAAGCGGATCTGGGCAAAGGCCATATCACATTGTTTATGAAGAAAATCCTTGATAACGCCGCCCACAGCGCGTGGCTGGCACGTCAATCTCCCTGA
- the nikD gene encoding nickel import ATP-binding protein NikD: MPGQLSLENLTLHAERPLVQEVSLTLQRGRVLALVGGSGSGKSLTCAAALGVLPAGVRQVSGQLRLDAQPVSPQALRGVTVATVMQNPRSAFNPLRTMAAHARETCHALGKPADDATLIAALRSVGLEAPQRVLGCYPFEMSGGMLQRMMIAMALLSDAPFIIADEPTTDLDAVAQAHILDLLDEIVQQRQPGMLLVTHDMGVVARLADDVAVMDNGRIIEHGPVTALFTAPQHPITRQLVAAHLALYGMELTQ, encoded by the coding sequence ATGCCTGGACAACTCTCTCTGGAGAATCTCACCCTGCATGCCGAACGGCCGCTGGTGCAGGAGGTTTCGCTGACGCTGCAACGCGGGCGCGTGCTGGCACTGGTTGGCGGTAGCGGCAGCGGGAAATCACTGACCTGCGCGGCAGCGCTCGGCGTGTTACCTGCTGGCGTGCGGCAGGTAAGCGGCCAGTTGCGGCTGGATGCACAGCCCGTCAGCCCGCAGGCCTTGCGCGGCGTTACCGTCGCCACGGTGATGCAAAACCCACGCAGCGCCTTTAACCCGCTGCGTACGATGGCCGCGCATGCGCGGGAAACCTGCCATGCGCTTGGCAAACCTGCCGATGACGCGACGTTAATTGCCGCGCTGCGCAGCGTCGGGCTTGAAGCACCGCAGCGCGTGCTGGGTTGTTATCCCTTTGAGATGAGCGGCGGCATGTTGCAACGTATGATGATCGCCATGGCGCTGCTCAGCGATGCACCGTTTATCATCGCCGACGAACCCACCACCGATCTCGACGCCGTGGCGCAAGCGCACATCCTCGATCTGCTTGATGAAATCGTACAACAGCGCCAGCCCGGTATGCTGCTGGTGACGCACGATATGGGCGTGGTTGCCCGTCTGGCCGATGATGTTGCAGTGATGGATAACGGGCGAATTATCGAACACGGCCCGGTGACAGCGCTGTTTACCGCGCCGCAGCATCCCATCACCCGGCAGTTAGTGGCGGCGCATCTGGCGCTGTACGGCATGGAGCTGACGCAATGA
- a CDS encoding molybdopterin-dependent oxidoreductase, translating into MASVTHSSHWGAFTASDSGDELQITPFPGDPDPSPLLENLADTLRHPARVTQPMVRKGWLENGPGPDARRGADEYIAISWEQALDLAANELKRVADNFGPQAVFGGSYGWSSAGRFHHAQSQLHRFLNTTIGGYVRSVWSYSSAAACVILPHIVAPQDEIARRGVSWREIAEHSDIVLAFGGLALKNSQVASGGMSEHTERGYMRQAAARGATFISVSPLRSDLPQEAAGEWLPVRPGTDAALILALLHTLWREGLSDEAFLARYCTGWPLLVASLSGEQDGTVRDAAWAEAICGVPAEKIVALARRLHGKRVLVTVAHSLQRAQYGEQPVWLGLVLAAALGQPGLPGGGYAYALGALGHYGKAFNRVSFPALPQGVNGVEDLIPVARIADMLLNPGEPFDFNGVRRRYPHIKLAWWAGGNPFHHHQDLARLRHAFCQLDTLIVHEHSLTATARHADLILPATMTLEREDIGGAPTDRYLFAMHPVAQPWGHARDDFAIFRDIAARLGREEAFTEGRTVREWLQHLYGQMQEKLAQEGVSTPAFDDFWREGILQLPQVDDGGRLMRRFRADPDAHPLPTPDGKIQIYSATIASFNYPDCPGLPVWLTPDEQPDAQHPLWLIANQPATRLHSQLDYGRHSARHKKQGKEVCTMHPIDAAARGIDEGAIVMLHNTRGAVLAAVRIADDIMPGVVQLPTGAWYDPVDPLAQRPLCRHGNPNVLTRDIGTSSLGQGCSGQITVVQVSLFTGDVGEVQAFAPL; encoded by the coding sequence ATGGCTTCTGTTACCCACAGCTCGCACTGGGGCGCATTCACCGCCTCCGATAGCGGCGACGAACTGCAAATTACGCCGTTTCCCGGCGATCCCGATCCCAGCCCGCTGCTGGAAAACCTTGCTGATACGCTGCGCCACCCGGCGCGTGTCACGCAGCCGATGGTGCGTAAAGGCTGGCTGGAGAATGGCCCTGGCCCGGATGCGCGTCGCGGCGCGGATGAGTACATCGCCATTAGCTGGGAGCAGGCGCTAGATCTGGCGGCCAATGAATTGAAACGCGTAGCGGATAATTTTGGCCCGCAGGCGGTGTTCGGCGGCTCTTACGGCTGGTCGAGCGCCGGGCGTTTTCACCATGCGCAAAGCCAGCTTCATCGCTTTCTCAACACCACTATTGGCGGTTATGTGCGCTCGGTGTGGTCGTACAGTTCCGCCGCCGCCTGCGTCATTCTGCCGCATATTGTTGCTCCGCAGGATGAGATCGCCCGGCGCGGCGTAAGCTGGCGCGAGATCGCCGAACACAGTGATATCGTGCTGGCGTTTGGCGGGCTGGCGCTGAAAAACTCGCAGGTCGCCAGCGGTGGGATGAGTGAACATACCGAGCGCGGCTATATGCGCCAGGCCGCCGCGCGTGGCGCGACGTTTATCTCCGTTAGCCCGCTGCGCAGCGATTTACCGCAGGAAGCTGCCGGTGAGTGGCTGCCGGTACGTCCGGGCACCGATGCTGCCTTGATCCTCGCGCTGCTTCACACGTTGTGGCGCGAAGGGCTGAGCGATGAAGCGTTTCTTGCCCGTTATTGCACTGGCTGGCCGCTGCTGGTGGCTTCGTTATCCGGCGAGCAGGATGGCACCGTGCGCGATGCCGCCTGGGCAGAAGCTATTTGTGGCGTACCGGCGGAGAAGATTGTCGCGCTGGCGCGGCGTCTGCACGGTAAACGGGTGCTGGTGACGGTCGCTCACTCCCTGCAACGGGCGCAATACGGCGAGCAGCCGGTATGGCTGGGCCTGGTGCTGGCCGCCGCCCTGGGGCAACCTGGTCTGCCCGGCGGCGGATACGCCTATGCGCTGGGGGCGCTGGGGCATTACGGCAAAGCGTTTAACCGCGTCTCGTTTCCTGCGCTACCGCAGGGCGTCAACGGCGTGGAAGATCTTATTCCGGTGGCGCGCATTGCCGATATGCTGCTCAATCCCGGCGAGCCGTTCGACTTCAACGGCGTGCGTCGCCGTTATCCACACATCAAATTAGCGTGGTGGGCGGGCGGCAATCCGTTTCATCACCACCAGGATCTGGCGCGGCTGCGCCATGCGTTTTGCCAGTTGGATACCTTAATCGTTCATGAGCACAGCCTGACGGCCACGGCCCGCCATGCGGATCTGATTTTGCCCGCCACCATGACGCTGGAGCGTGAAGATATTGGCGGTGCGCCGACCGATCGCTATCTGTTCGCCATGCATCCGGTGGCGCAGCCGTGGGGACATGCGCGGGATGACTTTGCTATTTTCCGTGATATTGCCGCCCGTCTGGGGCGTGAAGAGGCGTTTACCGAAGGCCGGACGGTGCGCGAGTGGTTACAACATCTGTACGGTCAAATGCAGGAGAAACTGGCGCAGGAAGGGGTCTCCACGCCCGCGTTTGACGATTTCTGGCGGGAAGGCATATTGCAACTGCCGCAGGTGGACGACGGCGGGCGGCTGATGCGCCGTTTTCGCGCCGATCCTGATGCGCATCCGCTGCCAACGCCGGACGGGAAAATCCAGATCTACTCGGCGACCATTGCCAGCTTTAATTACCCGGATTGCCCCGGTCTGCCGGTGTGGCTGACGCCGGACGAGCAGCCCGACGCCCAGCATCCGCTGTGGCTGATCGCCAATCAACCCGCCACCCGCCTGCACAGCCAGCTTGATTACGGGCGGCACAGCGCACGGCACAAAAAGCAGGGGAAAGAGGTCTGTACGATGCACCCGATAGACGCCGCCGCGCGCGGTATTGACGAGGGCGCGATTGTAATGCTGCATAACACGCGCGGTGCGGTACTGGCAGCGGTACGGATTGCCGACGATATTATGCCCGGCGTCGTCCAGCTTCCGACAGGCGCCTGGTACGATCCCGTCGATCCGCTGGCGCAGCGTCCACTGTGCCGCCACGGCAACCCCAACGTGTTAACGCGCGATATCGGCACCTCATCATTAGGCCAGGGTTGCAGCGGGCAGATCACCGTGGTGCAGGTTTCCCTCTTCACCGGCGATGTCGGCGAAGTGCAGGCCTTTGCGCCGCTCTAA